A genomic window from Motacilla alba alba isolate MOTALB_02 chromosome 2, Motacilla_alba_V1.0_pri, whole genome shotgun sequence includes:
- the IRX1 gene encoding iroquois-class homeodomain protein IRX-1: MSFPQLGYPQYLSASQAVYGSDRPGVLAAAAAAAAAAAAASGRPAGAELGSGSAAVTSVLGMYASPYSAPNYSAFLPYTTDLGLFSQMGSQYELKDNPGVHPATFAAHTAPAYYPYGQFQYGDPGRPKNATRESTSTLKAWLNEHRKNPYPTKGEKIMLAIITKMTLTQVSTWFANARRRLKKENKVTWGSRSKDQEDANLFGSDNEGDPEKNEDDEEIDLESIDIDKIDENDGEQSNEEEEEKPELLRQSSEEEHLEKEKDLALSGSEGLKPKDALAMVKEASDNSTRIISPGGPNNLQMPSHSKPKIWSLAETATSPDGALKSSPPPPPPPQVNHTSPQIQHPAFLPSHGLYTCQIGKFHNWTNGAFLTQSSLLNVRSFLGVNHHHAAHHNHHLQAQQQSSVLTATLGALSSDKPSERTSPKHIERENVPRTDSPPQPLKSPFQPVRDNSLAQQEGTPRILTALPSA; the protein is encoded by the exons ATGTCCTTCCCCCAGCTGGGCTACCCGCAGTATCTCAGCGCCAGCCAGGCGGTGTACGGGAGCGACCGGCCCGGGGTgctggccgccgccgccgcagctgccgccgccgccgctgccgcctcGGGCCGGCCCGCGGGCGCCGAGCTGGGCAGCGGCTCGGCCGCTGTCACCTCGGTGCTGGGCATGTACGCCAGCCCCTACAGCGCCCCCAACTACAGCGCCTTCCTGCCCTACACCACCGACCTCGGCCTCTTCTCCCAAATG GGCTCCCAGTACGAGCTGAAAGATAATCCGGGTGTCCACCCTGCTACCTTTGCTGCCCACACTGCCCCCGCCTATTATCCCTACGGACAATTCCAATACGGGGACCCAGGGCGGCCCAAAAATGCCACCCGGGAGAGCACCAGCACCCTCAAGGCCTGGCTCAATGAGCACCGCAAGAACCCCTACCCCACCAAGGGTGAGAAGATCATGCTGGCCATCATCACCAAGATGACCCTCACCCAGGTTTCCACCTGGTTTGCCAACGCCCGCCGGCGGCTCAAGAAGGAGAACAAGGTGACCTGGGGCTCCAGGAGTAAGGATCAAGAAGATGCAAACCTCTTCGGGAGTGACAATGAGGGGGACCCCGAGAAGAATGAAGATGATGAGGAAATTGACCTGGAGAGCATAGATATAGATAAAATCGATGAGAATGATGGGGAGCAGAGcaatgaggaagaggaggagaagccCGAGCTCCTGAGACAAAGCAGTGAAGAGGAGCacttggaaaaggagaaggatttGGCACTGTCAGGGTCTGAAGGGCTGAAACCCAAAGACGCGCTGGCCATGGTGAAGGAGGCCTCTGACAACAGCACGAGAATCATCAGTCCTGGGGGACCAAACAATTTACAGATGCCATCTCACAGCAAACCCAAGATTTGGTCTTTGGCAGAGACGGCAACCAGTCCTGATGGTGCCCTGAaatcttctcctcctccaccccctcctccccaggtTAACCACACTTCTCCTCAGATTCAGCACCCCGCTTTTCTCCCTAGCCATGGACTCTACACATGCCAGATTGGCAAATTTCACAACTGGACAAATGGGGCTTTCCTCACTCAGAGTTCCCTTCTAAATGTGAGATCCTTTTTGGGAGTAAATCACCACCATGCTGCTCATCACAATCACCATCTCCAGGCCCAGCAACAATCTTCTGTTTTAACAGCAACCCTGGGAGCGCTAAGCAGCGACAAACCTTCAGAGAGGACCAGTCCCAAACACATAG aaagagaaaatgtacCAAGAACTGACTCCCCACCCCAGCCGCTAAAATCGCCCTTCCAGCCTGTCCGTGACAA CTCTTTGGCTCAGCAAGAGGGAACACCGAGAATTTTAACAGCTCTCCCTTCTGCTTGA